One genomic region from Sylvia atricapilla isolate bSylAtr1 chromosome 16, bSylAtr1.pri, whole genome shotgun sequence encodes:
- the C16H20orf204 gene encoding uncharacterized protein C20orf204 homolog, translated as MSMSCGETGKMSYKFHPCSRGVGASFWGCYLFGLRCGCCWWGPGSSYLQLLSKEPSTSLSAPLGVWHLRFSGLEMTQSGDPVEPCWGRELRDEPHRLTQVPGIALCQEATGWHGRELCVCHGQRCRAEAGAASQGLCSKGGWLIWEDALWERRQLRLPHHTLHVQIFPRVLSCAVLLLLLVAVLSRGRRCSIAKILRQYRAVIFHEIQNLRNLTGSVYRSGRAGPACRSDKDQRILLSIYNISMSLQEVGAGTLQGPEELAVWKVARTTNFVFRENCRKISKSSPHSGPAQPRRGAPGRRRKQLREIGRRAERLTTCWEKLNALHAARQAPWDS; from the exons ATGAGCATGAGCTGTGGGGAAACTGGAAAAATGTCCTATAAGTTCCATCCATGCAGCAGAGGAGTGGGAGCATCCTTTTGGGGGTGTTACCTGTTTGGGCTGAGGTGTGGGTGTTGCTGGTGGGGACCAGGCAGCTCCTACCTTCAGCTCCTCTCCAAGGagcccagcacctccctctctgctccccttgGGGTTTGGCACTTGAGGTTCTCTGGCCTTGAAATGACACAAAGTGGGGACCCAGTGGAACCATGTTGGGGCAGAGAGCTCAGGGATGAGCCCCACAGACTGACACAGGTCCCTGGCATAGCTCTGTGCCAAGAAGCCACAGGCTGGCATGGGagagagctctgtgtgtgccatgGGCAGCGCTGCAGGGCTGAAGCTGGAGCAGCTTCCCAAGGGCTTTGCTCCAAGGGGGGATGGCTCATCTGGGAGGATGCTCTTTGGGAGAGGAGACAGCTGAGGCTCCCCCATCACACGTTGCATGTTCAG atTTTCCCCCGGgtgctctcctgtgctgttctgctgctgctgcttgtggccgtgctgagcagaggcaggaggtgcAGCATCGCCAAAATCCTGCGGCAGTACCGCGCCGTCATCTTCCATGAGATCCAGAACCTG AGAAACCTGACTGGGTCTGTGTACAGGAGCGGGAGGGCTGGGCCCGCTTGTCGTTCAGACAAG GACCAGAGGATCCTGCTGTCCATCTACAACATCAGCATGTCCCTGCAGGAGGTGGGGGCTGGCACCCTGCAGGGCCCTGAGGAGCTGGCTGTCTGGAAGGTGGCCAGGACCACCAACTTTGTGTTCCGGGAGAACTGCAGGAAAATCAGCAAG AGCTCCCCGCACAGcggccccgcacagccccggcGCGGGGCGCCCGGCcgcaggaggaagcagctgcGGGAGATCGGCAGGAGGGCGGAGAGGCTGACGACCTGCTGGGAGAAGCTCAACGCCCTGCACGCAGCTCGCCAAGCGCCCTGGGACTCGTAG
- the SOX18 gene encoding transcription factor SOX-18 — protein sequence MNISESNYCREEISQPRGDCSWVTAAVPAAEPGLAFPRPPGAASPASRTPSPEPGFAFGPGPGGAAPGAAPSRTPSPEPGYGYSPPAGRPEGKAAEDSRIRRPMNAFMVWAKDERKRLAQQNPDLHNAVLSKMLGQSWKALSASDKRPFVEEAERLRIQHLQDHPNYKYRPRRKKQAKKIKRMEPNILLHNLSQPCSDNFSMSHHGGSQPGHPQPPPLNHFRELHSMGSDIENYGLPTPEMSPLDVLEQTEPAFFPPHMQDDCNMMPFRGYHHHHQMEFPQEKCMGRDVAVPYTQTPSHLADAMRTPHPSSLYYNQMCSGTQNGLSAHLGQLSPPPEAHHMESVDHLNQTELWTDVDRNEFDQYLNMSRTRPEASGLPYHVSLSKVTPRSISCEESSLISALSDASSAVYYSPCITG from the exons ATGAATATATCTGAGTCTAACTACTGCCGAGAGGAGATATCGCAACCCCGGGGCGACTGTTCATGGGTCACCGCCGCCGTGCCGGCCGCTGAGCCCGGGCTCGCCTTCCCGCGCCCCCCGGGAGCCGCCTCCCCCGCCAGCCGCACGcccagccccgagcccggcTTCGCCTtcggccccggccccggcggcgcggCCCCCGGCGCGGCCCCCAGCCGCACGCCCAGCCCCGAGCCGGGCTATGGATACAGCCCCCCGGCCGGCCGCCCCGAGGGCAAGGCCGCCGAGGATTCCCGCATCCGCCGGCCCATGAACGCCTTCATGGTCTGGGCGAAGGATGAGCGCAAGCGGCTGGCGCAGCAGAACCCCGACCTGCACAACGCCGTGCTCAGCAAGATGCTGG gCCAATCGTGGAAAGCGCTGAGCGCCAGCGACAAACGTCCCTTCGTGGAAGAGGCAGAGCGACTGCGAATCCAGCATCTCCAGGATCACCCCAACTACAAATACCGCCCAAGGAGAAAGAAGCAAGCCAAGAAAATCAAGAGGATGGAACCCAATATCCTCCTGCATAACCTTTCCCAGCCTTGCAGTGACAACTTCAGCATGAGTCACCATGGCGGCAGCCAGCCGGGCCACCCCCAGCCTCCCCCACTTAACCACTTCAGAGAACTCCACTCCATGGGGTCGGATATTGAAAACTATGGCTTGCCAACTCCTGAGATGTCTCCCTTGGATGTCTTGGAACAGACCGAGCCAGCGTTTTTCCCTCCGCACATGCAGGATGACTGCAACATGATGCCCTTTCGCGGCtaccaccaccatcaccagaTGGAGTTTCCCCAGGAGAAGTGCATGGGGCGGGACGTGGCCGTGCCCTACACGCAGACCCCCTCACACTTGGCCGACGCCATGAGGACTCCCCACCCCTCCAGCCTTTACTACAACCAGATGTGCTCGGGAACTCAGAACGGGCTTTCCGCCCACCTGGGCCAGCTGTCGCCCCCACCTGAAGCCCACCACATGGAGAGCGTGGATCACTTGAACCAAACCGAGCTCTGGACAGACGTTGACCGCAACGAGTTTGACCAGTATTTGAACATGAGCAGGACTCGTCCCGAAGCCTCGGGCCTCCCTTACCATGTCTCCCTGTCCAAAGTGACTCCTAGAAGCATCTCCTGTGAGGAGAGTAGTTTGATATCAGCCCTGTCTGatgccagcagtgctgtttACTATAGCCCTTGCATCACCGGTTAG